The proteins below are encoded in one region of Pseudoalteromonas ulvae UL12:
- the pspB gene encoding envelope stress response membrane protein PspB codes for MNGFEFIVAPLILFMIFVAPLWLILHYRSKKQVSQGLSEHEHRQLVDLADKAEKMAERIQTLESLLDAEAPQWRNKG; via the coding sequence ATGAACGGTTTTGAATTTATAGTAGCACCACTGATTTTGTTTATGATCTTTGTTGCGCCATTGTGGTTGATTTTACATTACCGCAGTAAAAAACAAGTAAGCCAGGGTCTCAGTGAGCATGAGCATCGCCAATTGGTAGATTTAGCCGATAAAGCTGAAAAAATGGCCGAACGTATTCAAACATTAGAGTCTTTGTTAGATGCAGAGGCACCTCAGTGGAGGAACAAAGGATGA
- a CDS encoding 4a-hydroxytetrahydrobiopterin dehydratase, producing MSELSSQKCEACHVDAPKVSDDELAVLIREIPDWTPIVRDGVMQLERVYKFKNFKLALEFTNVLGAMAEEEGHHPGILTEWGKVTVTWWSHSIKGLHKNDFICAAKTDALLA from the coding sequence ATGTCAGAATTAAGTTCTCAAAAATGTGAAGCCTGTCACGTCGATGCACCTAAGGTTTCAGATGACGAATTAGCAGTATTGATCCGTGAAATCCCAGATTGGACACCGATTGTGCGTGATGGCGTAATGCAACTTGAGCGAGTGTACAAATTTAAGAACTTTAAATTAGCGTTAGAGTTCACCAACGTGTTAGGTGCAATGGCCGAAGAAGAAGGCCACCATCCAGGTATTTTAACTGAATGGGGTAAAGTGACCGTTACTTGGTGGAGCCATTCAATTAAAGGGCTACACAAAAATGACTTCATTTGCGCTGCGAAAACAGATGCATTGCTTGCGTAA
- the pspF gene encoding phage shock protein operon transcriptional activator, with the protein MSRFNQQDNLLGQSNSFLEVLEQVSQLAPLNKPVLIIGERGTGKELIAARLHYLSTRWDQSYVTLNCAALNENLLESELFGHESGAFTGASKRHEGRFERADGGTLFLDELANTSGLVQEKLLRVIEYGEFERVGGKSTVKINTRLVCATNEDLPELAEQGEFRSDLLDRLAFDVITLPPLRERKDDILMLAEHFAINMARDLEWELFSGFTKSAQETLLNHTWPGNIRELKNVVERSVYRSANAHIPVHNIILDPFSSPFRPKARIKTQDRINPASTESPQPLNQPIQESLGSADFTKNKQLSFPCDLKDLSNQFEIDLINEALKFSQFNQKKTAQMLGLTYHQLRGYLKKYNLLDSQPKQEV; encoded by the coding sequence ATGAGCCGATTCAACCAACAAGATAATTTATTGGGCCAATCAAACAGTTTTCTAGAGGTGCTTGAGCAAGTTTCTCAATTAGCCCCTTTAAATAAACCTGTATTAATCATTGGTGAACGTGGAACCGGTAAAGAGCTGATTGCAGCCCGGCTGCATTATCTATCAACTCGCTGGGATCAAAGCTATGTCACCCTCAATTGTGCGGCTTTAAATGAAAACTTGCTCGAAAGTGAATTATTCGGTCATGAATCGGGCGCCTTTACTGGTGCCAGTAAACGCCACGAAGGGCGCTTTGAACGCGCCGATGGCGGCACATTATTTTTAGATGAATTGGCCAACACCTCAGGTCTAGTACAAGAAAAATTACTAAGAGTGATTGAATATGGCGAATTTGAGCGTGTCGGCGGTAAATCAACGGTTAAAATTAACACTCGCTTAGTCTGCGCAACTAACGAAGACTTGCCCGAGCTGGCTGAACAAGGCGAGTTTCGCAGTGATTTACTTGATCGACTGGCATTTGATGTCATCACCCTTCCTCCGCTTCGTGAACGAAAAGATGACATCTTAATGCTGGCTGAGCACTTTGCTATTAATATGGCACGGGATTTGGAGTGGGAATTATTCAGTGGTTTTACAAAATCGGCTCAAGAAACATTACTTAACCACACATGGCCTGGGAATATTCGTGAACTCAAAAATGTAGTCGAGCGCAGCGTCTACCGAAGTGCAAATGCCCACATTCCAGTGCACAATATTATCCTTGACCCTTTCTCAAGCCCATTTCGCCCTAAAGCGAGAATTAAAACTCAGGATCGAATCAATCCGGCCTCGACTGAGAGCCCACAGCCACTCAATCAACCCATCCAAGAAAGCCTCGGTTCGGCTGATTTCACAAAAAACAAACAGCTGTCATTTCCATGTGATTTAAAAGATTTATCTAATCAGTTTGAAATTGATTTGATCAATGAGGCACTAAAATTTAGTCAGTTTAATCAAAAGAAAACTGCACAAATGCTTGGCTTAACGTATCATCAACTCAGAGGCTACCTCAAAAAATATAATTTATTAGATAGTCAGCCAAAACAAGAGGTTTAA
- the pspC gene encoding envelope stress response membrane protein PspC, producing MSSHKRELYRDPSRGKIAGVCAGLSDYFTMELWLVRIIFISAVLLTGGPFFVVAYIAAWFILDKKPGTESSYKKASTSSVKDERPVEVKFKVWQTGEPPRRALQDLKEQLTRIDGRIQTMEKYVTSPEFTVSHEINKL from the coding sequence ATGAGTAGTCATAAACGAGAGTTATACCGTGACCCAAGCAGAGGTAAAATTGCCGGTGTATGTGCAGGCCTAAGTGATTACTTTACGATGGAGCTTTGGCTGGTCAGAATCATTTTTATTTCTGCAGTGCTATTAACAGGTGGGCCTTTCTTTGTTGTAGCTTATATCGCAGCGTGGTTTATTTTAGACAAAAAGCCGGGCACAGAAAGCAGCTATAAAAAAGCGAGTACCAGCTCAGTAAAAGACGAACGGCCAGTAGAAGTGAAATTCAAAGTTTGGCAGACCGGTGAGCCACCGCGTCGCGCGTTACAAGATTTAAAAGAGCAATTAACCCGCATTGATGGACGTATTCAAACCATGGAAAAATATGTAACATCGCCGGAGTTCACCGTGAGCCATGAAATTAATAAACTATAG
- the phhA gene encoding phenylalanine 4-monooxygenase, with translation MAKASKYISRQPDESGVIAWSEEENKIWSELITRQLKCIEGKACDEYMVGLDKLQLPTDRIPQLEEVSKVLRESTGWECAAVPALISFDKFFELLANKKFPVATFIRSREEFDYLQEPDIFHEIFGHCAMLTHPDFAEFTHKYGQLGLAADKKDRVFLARLYWFTIEFGLMKTDNGLRIYGGGVLSSPGETQYVYSDTPKIKPLEVVDVLRTPYRIDIMQPQYFTINGIHDLFEISKMDLMSLVEKAKALGLHEPLFEPKEKLAS, from the coding sequence ATGGCTAAAGCAAGTAAATACATCTCTAGGCAACCTGATGAATCAGGTGTGATTGCTTGGAGCGAAGAAGAAAATAAAATTTGGTCTGAACTCATTACTCGCCAACTTAAGTGCATTGAAGGCAAAGCGTGTGATGAATATATGGTGGGTCTTGATAAATTACAGTTACCCACAGATCGCATCCCGCAGCTTGAAGAAGTCAGTAAAGTGCTTCGTGAGTCAACAGGTTGGGAATGCGCGGCTGTGCCAGCGTTAATCAGTTTTGACAAATTTTTCGAATTATTAGCGAACAAAAAGTTTCCTGTAGCGACGTTTATCCGTAGTCGTGAAGAGTTTGATTATCTGCAAGAGCCAGATATTTTTCATGAAATATTTGGTCACTGCGCGATGTTGACACACCCTGATTTTGCCGAGTTTACCCATAAGTATGGGCAGTTAGGACTTGCGGCAGATAAAAAAGATCGGGTGTTTTTAGCGCGCTTATACTGGTTTACTATTGAGTTTGGTCTAATGAAAACGGACAACGGCCTGAGAATCTATGGCGGTGGTGTACTTTCAAGTCCTGGCGAAACACAATATGTTTACTCAGATACACCTAAAATCAAACCACTTGAAGTGGTTGATGTGTTACGCACGCCATACCGTATTGATATTATGCAGCCGCAGTATTTTACCATTAATGGCATTCATGATTTATTTGAAATTTCGAAAATGGATTTAATGTCTTTGGTTGAGAAAGCAAAAGCATTAGGCCTTCATGAGCCATTATTCGAACCAAAAGAAAAATTAGCAAGTTAA
- a CDS encoding YcjF family protein, which translates to MKEELKFQQATVIDTLSPSAEEPTLQSLQQIDEATVLANEETQVEQDVAHVLKPKKPSRLKQIFVLSLVAAISVETALSLFESFNQSIWLGGLYMALFGSAFALIGAVTWREYSLLRRLKRHNIQRQTAERLLNSEQVGEALEWLSKLDKFSAIDGFAEFKSSLDHHHTDKEVMALYQQTLLLKQDQQAKKVINRFATESGLLVALSPMAFVDMAAVLWRGTKMIEQIAKIYGIPLGYASRITLYRSLLKHMLFAGSSELIADIGTTALGAELAGKLSARAGQGISAGILTARLGYKTMELSRPVARLSNKHSLLGETSRYLRDAIINKTALKPD; encoded by the coding sequence GTGAAGGAAGAATTAAAGTTTCAGCAAGCAACTGTCATTGATACGTTATCGCCAAGCGCCGAAGAGCCAACTCTACAGTCGTTACAGCAGATTGATGAAGCGACCGTTTTGGCCAATGAAGAAACGCAAGTTGAGCAAGATGTCGCGCACGTTTTAAAACCAAAAAAACCATCACGGCTAAAACAGATCTTTGTATTAAGCCTTGTGGCGGCGATTTCAGTCGAAACAGCTTTAAGCTTATTTGAAAGCTTTAATCAGTCAATCTGGTTAGGTGGGCTGTATATGGCGTTATTTGGCAGTGCTTTTGCCCTCATTGGCGCAGTTACTTGGCGTGAATACAGTTTGTTGCGAAGACTCAAACGTCATAATATTCAACGCCAAACAGCAGAGCGCTTACTGAATAGTGAGCAAGTAGGCGAGGCACTTGAGTGGTTATCTAAGCTTGATAAATTTAGCGCAATAGATGGGTTTGCTGAATTTAAATCTTCACTAGATCATCATCATACCGATAAAGAAGTCATGGCTTTGTATCAACAAACATTGTTGTTAAAGCAAGATCAGCAAGCTAAAAAAGTGATCAATCGTTTTGCAACAGAATCAGGATTACTTGTCGCACTCAGCCCTATGGCGTTTGTCGATATGGCCGCCGTTTTATGGCGTGGAACCAAAATGATTGAACAAATCGCGAAAATTTATGGCATTCCTTTAGGGTATGCGAGCCGGATAACTTTGTATCGCAGTTTGCTTAAACACATGTTATTTGCTGGAAGCTCAGAGCTCATCGCCGATATTGGTACTACGGCGTTAGGTGCTGAACTAGCTGGTAAGTTATCGGCAAGGGCAGGGCAAGGGATCAGTGCCGGTATTTTAACTGCTCGTTTAGGTTACAAAACGATGGAGTTGAGCCGCCCAGTGGCAAGACTCAGCAATAAACACTCTTTATTAGGTGAAACGAGTCGTTATTTACGTGATGCGATTATCAACAAAACAGCGCTTAAACCCGATTAA
- the dapD gene encoding 2,3,4,5-tetrahydropyridine-2,6-dicarboxylate N-succinyltransferase, giving the protein MSNLKLIIEQAWENRAAISPAKVDTDVKNAIIEVLNLLDSGAARVAEKISGEWVVHQWLKKAVLLSFRIRDNQVMNDGVNQFYDKVPLKFSDYTSDEFKEAGMRVVPNAVARKGSFVGKNVVLMPSYVNIGAYVDEGTMVDTWATVGSCAQIGKNVHLSGGVGIGGVLEPLQANPTIIEDNCFIGARSEIVEGVIVEEGAVISMGVYISQSTRIYDRETGETHYGRVPAGAVVVPGSIPSSDGTHSLYAAIIVKKVDQQTREKVGINALLRSVEI; this is encoded by the coding sequence ATGTCAAACTTAAAACTCATTATTGAACAAGCATGGGAAAACAGAGCTGCAATTAGCCCAGCCAAAGTGGATACCGATGTTAAAAATGCCATTATCGAAGTCCTAAACCTTTTAGACTCAGGCGCTGCTCGTGTTGCTGAAAAAATCTCTGGCGAATGGGTTGTCCACCAATGGTTAAAAAAAGCGGTGCTGTTATCTTTTCGGATCCGTGATAATCAGGTTATGAACGATGGGGTAAATCAATTTTATGACAAAGTACCGCTGAAATTCAGTGATTATACTTCAGATGAGTTTAAAGAAGCGGGCATGCGTGTGGTACCCAATGCGGTTGCTCGTAAAGGAAGTTTTGTTGGTAAAAATGTTGTACTGATGCCTTCTTATGTCAATATCGGTGCTTATGTTGATGAAGGCACTATGGTCGACACTTGGGCCACTGTTGGCTCGTGTGCACAAATTGGTAAGAATGTTCACTTGTCGGGTGGAGTCGGCATTGGCGGCGTTTTAGAGCCCTTACAGGCGAATCCTACTATCATTGAAGACAATTGTTTTATCGGGGCGCGCTCTGAAATCGTAGAAGGCGTAATTGTCGAAGAAGGTGCTGTGATTTCAATGGGTGTGTATATCAGTCAAAGTACGCGCATTTACGATCGAGAAACTGGCGAAACGCATTATGGCCGCGTCCCTGCTGGTGCTGTTGTTGTGCCGGGCTCAATTCCATCATCGGATGGCACACATAGCTTATATGCCGCGATTATTGTGAAAAAAGTCGATCAACAAACACGCGAAAAAGTGGGCATTAATGCACTGCTTCGCTCCGTGGAAATTTAA
- the megL gene encoding methionine gamma-lyase, whose translation MKAFMHEHTQCIHGGKDKHAHGPLSTPIYQSSTFVFENAQQGAARFAGEEQGYIYSRLGNPTTRELEQKMALLEEMDDAAACATGMGAVSAAVLTFLQQGDHLIASKAIYGCTFAFFAHMLPKFGIEVSFVDMTDSTSLEKALKPNTKMVFAETPINPNLTVLDLAYISAFAKKHQLLSVIDNTFLTPLLQKPKQFGIDIVIHSATKYLNGHGDVVAGLVCGSQTHIDEIKLTVLKDIGATMSPHDAWLIIRGMKTLSVRMEKHCQNAQKVAEFLEAHDEVECVYYPGLASHPGHQFIGSQMKAAGGVIGFELKGGIKDGVNFINATQLCSIAVSLGDAETLIQHPASMTHSPYTPEERMAAGISDGLIRISVGLEFVDDIIADLSQAFDAMRKKR comes from the coding sequence ATGAAAGCATTCATGCATGAACACACTCAATGTATCCATGGCGGTAAAGACAAGCACGCTCATGGGCCGCTTAGCACCCCTATATATCAGTCGTCGACCTTCGTTTTTGAAAATGCACAACAAGGTGCAGCTCGCTTTGCAGGTGAAGAGCAAGGCTATATTTACTCACGTTTAGGCAACCCGACAACACGTGAATTAGAACAAAAAATGGCTTTGCTTGAAGAAATGGATGACGCTGCTGCCTGTGCGACCGGAATGGGGGCTGTATCAGCAGCAGTGCTGACATTTTTACAGCAAGGTGACCATTTGATTGCATCCAAAGCAATTTACGGGTGTACCTTCGCTTTTTTTGCTCATATGCTGCCTAAATTTGGTATCGAAGTCAGTTTTGTTGACATGACAGATAGCACATCGCTCGAAAAAGCCTTGAAGCCCAACACTAAAATGGTGTTTGCAGAAACACCCATTAATCCGAACCTTACAGTGCTTGATTTAGCTTACATTTCTGCCTTTGCGAAAAAACACCAGTTACTGTCAGTTATTGACAATACTTTTTTAACTCCATTATTACAAAAACCAAAGCAGTTTGGCATCGATATCGTGATCCACAGTGCCACGAAATATCTTAATGGACATGGTGATGTCGTAGCGGGACTTGTCTGTGGTTCGCAAACCCACATCGACGAAATAAAACTCACCGTTTTAAAAGATATTGGCGCAACGATGAGTCCTCACGATGCATGGTTGATTATTCGAGGAATGAAAACCTTGTCGGTGAGAATGGAAAAGCACTGTCAAAATGCTCAAAAAGTGGCGGAGTTTTTAGAGGCGCATGACGAAGTTGAATGTGTTTACTACCCAGGCCTTGCGTCACACCCAGGTCATCAATTTATTGGTTCGCAAATGAAAGCTGCTGGTGGTGTGATAGGTTTTGAATTAAAAGGTGGCATTAAAGATGGTGTGAATTTCATAAATGCGACCCAATTGTGCAGCATAGCAGTGAGCTTAGGGGATGCAGAAACCTTGATTCAGCATCCAGCTTCAATGACTCACTCTCCTTATACACCTGAAGAGCGAATGGCAGCAGGGATCTCTGATGGTCTGATCCGTATTTCTGTTGGCTTGGAATTTGTTGATGATATTATTGCTGATCTGAGCCAAGCATTTGATGCTATGCGTAAGAAAAGATAA
- a CDS encoding YcjX family GTP-binding protein, translating into MFSSLKNSATFKQYQHQAQQLLQRGLDQHIKLAVTGLSRSGKTAFITALVHHLTEQATKQNLPFFSVVQSERLIAAKTVPQSELDITTFPYRDSINCLKQGQWPSSTERINTLRIAIKYRPASGLRAQISETQTLLIDLIDYPGEWLMDLPMLELNFASWSWQQLELLNQSPRLQHAEAFLNHIAAIDWQGPVDEQQLTELATEYQGLLRKFKDELKLSVLQPGRMLMPGDLAGAPILAFFPLPEVTQAEEGSMYHHVKTRYQAYVKEVVQGFYQQHFSQFDRQIVLVDLLDALAQGHDVFNEQTQAINQLIKHFSYGKSNFIKRLFQPKIDKLLFAATKSDHLSAHHHKDLTLLLDSIISTAKNDLIFDGVKIDTMAMSSVCATTPVMVEQKGEKLSCIRGKEIASNQLMTYLPAQPPMRPLTEQEWPQHGFQFPAFYPDVGSNNGIRHIRLDHVMEFLLGDKLK; encoded by the coding sequence ATGTTCTCATCTCTTAAAAATTCAGCGACGTTTAAACAATACCAGCATCAAGCCCAGCAGCTGTTGCAACGTGGATTAGATCAGCACATTAAACTTGCGGTTACTGGCTTAAGCCGAAGTGGAAAGACCGCCTTTATTACGGCGCTGGTGCACCATCTAACTGAGCAGGCAACGAAACAAAACTTACCATTTTTCTCAGTCGTCCAATCAGAGCGTTTAATTGCGGCCAAAACAGTGCCACAGAGTGAGCTCGACATTACAACGTTTCCATATCGCGATAGCATCAATTGTTTAAAACAAGGGCAGTGGCCAAGCTCTACTGAGCGCATTAATACCTTACGAATTGCAATTAAATATCGCCCTGCTAGTGGCCTTCGGGCCCAAATAAGTGAAACGCAAACTCTTTTGATTGATTTAATCGATTATCCCGGTGAGTGGTTAATGGATTTACCTATGCTTGAGCTTAATTTTGCCTCTTGGTCTTGGCAACAACTTGAATTACTCAATCAGAGCCCAAGGCTCCAGCATGCTGAGGCATTTTTAAACCACATTGCAGCGATTGATTGGCAAGGGCCGGTGGATGAGCAACAGCTGACTGAACTGGCAACCGAGTATCAAGGTTTGCTGCGTAAATTTAAGGATGAATTAAAACTAAGTGTCCTTCAACCCGGGCGGATGCTTATGCCGGGAGATTTAGCAGGGGCACCCATTTTAGCGTTTTTTCCGTTGCCTGAAGTGACACAAGCAGAAGAAGGCTCCATGTATCATCATGTTAAAACACGCTATCAGGCGTATGTTAAAGAAGTGGTACAGGGTTTTTATCAGCAGCACTTTTCTCAGTTTGACCGTCAAATTGTATTAGTTGATTTATTGGATGCGTTAGCGCAAGGCCATGATGTTTTTAATGAACAAACTCAAGCAATTAATCAGTTAATTAAACACTTTAGCTATGGCAAAAGTAATTTTATAAAACGGCTTTTCCAGCCCAAAATAGACAAGCTGTTATTTGCGGCGACAAAATCAGATCATTTAAGTGCCCATCATCATAAAGATTTGACGCTATTACTGGACAGCATTATCAGTACCGCTAAAAATGACTTAATTTTTGATGGCGTTAAAATTGACACCATGGCGATGTCGTCTGTCTGTGCAACAACACCTGTGATGGTGGAGCAAAAAGGTGAAAAGCTCAGTTGTATTCGCGGTAAAGAAATCGCCTCAAATCAGTTGATGACCTATTTACCTGCACAGCCACCAATGCGCCCTTTAACGGAGCAAGAATGGCCGCAGCATGGCTTTCAGTTTCCGGCTTTTTATCCTGATGTTGGTAGCAACAATGGTATTCGCCATATTCGATTAGATCATGTGATGGAATTTTTACTAGGGGATAAACTTAAGTGA
- the pspA gene encoding phage shock protein PspA: MGIFSRFADIVNSNINSILDKAEDPEKMVRLIIQEMEDTLVEVRSTSARTLAEKKELSRRVEQLEQEAQEWQNKAELALSKEREDLARAALIEKKKVSDASQAVAKELAHVDEHINKLQLEVGQLQDKLADAKSRQKAIILRQRSAESRLGVKKALDTSKVDDALSRFERYESKIDGLESQVESYDLGKKSLADEIADLQSDDSVSDELAQLKEKMAKKTK, from the coding sequence ATGGGAATTTTTTCACGTTTTGCAGATATTGTTAATTCAAATATCAACTCAATCCTTGATAAAGCAGAAGATCCAGAAAAAATGGTGCGATTGATCATCCAAGAAATGGAAGATACTTTGGTTGAAGTCCGTTCAACATCGGCTCGTACTTTGGCGGAGAAAAAAGAATTAAGCCGCCGTGTTGAGCAGCTCGAACAAGAAGCGCAAGAATGGCAAAACAAAGCAGAGCTTGCTTTGTCTAAAGAGCGTGAAGATTTAGCTCGTGCAGCATTAATTGAAAAGAAAAAAGTGAGTGATGCCTCGCAGGCTGTAGCAAAAGAGCTCGCTCATGTTGATGAGCACATTAATAAATTGCAGCTTGAAGTTGGACAGTTACAAGATAAGCTTGCGGATGCAAAAAGCCGTCAAAAAGCAATTATTCTTCGCCAGCGTTCAGCTGAGTCTCGCTTAGGAGTTAAAAAAGCTCTGGATACGTCTAAAGTAGACGATGCGTTAAGTCGCTTTGAGCGCTATGAAAGTAAAATTGATGGACTGGAGTCACAAGTTGAATCTTATGATTTAGGTAAAAAGTCATTGGCTGATGAAATTGCAGACTTACAAAGTGACGATAGTGTCTCTGATGAGTTAGCACAATTAAAAGAAAAAATGGCTAAAAAAACTAAGTAA
- a CDS encoding ABC transporter substrate-binding protein, with translation MVTLLLLSGCNESDFNQDIKGLVYCSEANPISFNPQVTTTGSTIDVIANQLYNRLINIDPDTGEFTPSLATSWSMSADRKKITFKLRENVKFHTTDYFTPTRHFNADDVIFTFGRLFDVYNPFHFVGNAQSPYPYFRSIGLDQLIKGITKDNDYQVTFELFNANSSFLANIATDFSVVLSAEYAKNLQAKDDLEAIDKFPVGTGPYFFKEFKRDILVRYYRHPDYWHTLGKLDQLVFDITPNSTTRIAKMMTHECDVTAHPNATQLSILAQRDDINVQQITYLNVGYWAFNTRKAPFDDPRVRRALSHAIDIDKIMDSVFLGTGKRAQSLLPSSSWAYQAQANYPSYNPELAKLLLDQVGLEPGFKMDLWAAPVSRIYNPNARKMAELIQSDLKKVGISVNIVEYEWNTFLSKLENHQHDSVLIGWAADSPDPDNFFSPILSCSAAINGKNQANWCNPEFDLLLTQALDTIDIEQRKQFYYQAQQLLMQELPLLPLAHGMRFQATTKEVAGIELKPFGGVSLANAEKK, from the coding sequence ATCGTGACATTACTGCTGCTCAGCGGATGTAATGAAAGTGATTTTAATCAGGATATTAAAGGGTTAGTTTATTGCTCTGAGGCGAACCCGATTAGCTTTAATCCTCAAGTTACGACCACAGGTTCTACTATTGATGTGATTGCTAATCAACTCTATAACCGCCTGATTAATATCGACCCCGATACGGGTGAGTTTACCCCTTCATTAGCAACAAGCTGGTCAATGAGTGCTGATCGTAAAAAAATCACCTTTAAACTTCGAGAGAACGTCAAGTTCCACACCACTGACTACTTTACCCCTACACGCCATTTTAATGCCGATGATGTCATTTTTACCTTTGGTCGTTTGTTTGATGTATATAACCCATTTCATTTTGTCGGCAATGCCCAATCCCCTTATCCGTATTTTCGAAGTATCGGGCTCGACCAATTAATAAAAGGGATTACCAAAGATAATGACTACCAAGTTACGTTCGAACTGTTTAACGCTAATAGCAGCTTTCTGGCAAATATCGCCACAGACTTTTCAGTGGTACTCTCTGCCGAATATGCTAAAAACCTTCAAGCGAAAGATGATTTAGAAGCAATAGACAAATTTCCTGTCGGGACAGGGCCTTATTTTTTTAAAGAGTTTAAGCGCGATATTTTAGTGCGCTATTACCGCCACCCTGACTATTGGCATACTTTAGGAAAACTCGACCAATTAGTGTTTGATATCACGCCTAACAGCACCACTCGGATTGCAAAAATGATGACTCACGAATGTGATGTGACAGCTCACCCTAATGCAACCCAGTTGTCCATTTTAGCCCAGCGTGATGACATCAATGTGCAACAAATTACGTATCTTAACGTTGGGTATTGGGCGTTCAATACGCGTAAAGCGCCTTTTGATGATCCTAGGGTAAGACGCGCTTTATCGCATGCTATTGATATTGATAAAATCATGGATTCTGTTTTTTTAGGCACTGGAAAACGAGCGCAATCACTGTTGCCCTCTTCTTCGTGGGCTTATCAAGCACAAGCCAATTACCCGAGCTACAACCCTGAATTGGCCAAATTATTACTGGATCAAGTGGGTCTTGAACCGGGCTTTAAAATGGACTTGTGGGCTGCTCCTGTGTCACGAATTTACAACCCCAATGCTAGAAAAATGGCTGAACTAATTCAAAGCGACCTCAAGAAAGTCGGGATTTCGGTAAACATTGTAGAATATGAATGGAATACTTTTTTGAGCAAACTAGAGAACCATCAACATGATAGTGTGTTAATTGGTTGGGCAGCAGATTCGCCCGATCCTGATAATTTCTTTAGCCCCATTCTAAGCTGCTCTGCTGCCATCAATGGAAAAAATCAAGCAAACTGGTGTAATCCAGAATTTGACTTACTTTTGACTCAAGCGCTCGATACCATCGATATCGAACAACGTAAACAATTCTATTATCAAGCTCAGCAATTATTGATGCAGGAGCTCCCTTTACTGCCGCTTGCTCATGGTATGCGCTTTCAAGCAACAACGAAAGAAGTTGCGGGAATTGAATTAAAGCCCTTTGGTGGTGTGTCTCTCGCCAATGCGGAGAAAAAATAA